In Candidatus Chlorohelix allophototropha, one DNA window encodes the following:
- a CDS encoding Uma2 family endonuclease, with the protein MFSHRAIIERIWQQRRGLAHSKSAGLYARGISSGRTTRREQARFLQRTDLCDGGDSPNHSRIATNLLTELSVALRGRDCEAFNSDLKIGIATGGISKSRTKKQTTEDFITYPDCSIVCGKLEYYKGDRFTVANPTVLFEVLSPSTRNYDRSFKLEQYQKIPSLKAYVMLDSEQVRLEYYSKVGEGEWVQRILLESEDALTLQELSLSLPLHALYARVEFEGE; encoded by the coding sequence TTGTTTTCCCACCGTGCTATAATTGAGCGGATATGGCAGCAAAGAAGGGGGTTAGCTCATTCCAAATCGGCAGGATTATACGCTAGAGGAATATCTTCGGGAAGAACCACGCGCCGAGAGCAAGCGCGATTTCTACAACGGACAGATTTATGCGATGGCGGGGACAGTCCCAACCATAGCCGCATTGCTACCAATCTTCTGACCGAATTGAGCGTGGCGTTGCGTGGTAGGGACTGCGAAGCCTTTAACAGCGATTTGAAAATCGGTATTGCCACCGGAGGTATTTCTAAAAGTCGGACGAAAAAGCAAACCACTGAAGATTTCATCACCTATCCCGATTGCAGCATAGTGTGCGGTAAACTGGAATATTACAAAGGTGATCGCTTTACCGTGGCTAATCCCACCGTTTTGTTCGAAGTATTAAGCCCCTCTACCCGCAATTATGACCGCAGTTTCAAGCTTGAGCAGTACCAGAAAATCCCCAGTTTGAAAGCCTATGTGATGCTCGATTCTGAACAAGTGCGCCTCGAATATTACTCAAAGGTGGGCGAGGGCGAATGGGTGCAGCGCATCTTGTTGGAATCGGAAGATGCGCTGACGTTGCAGGAATTGAGCCTATCGCTGCCCTTGCACGCGCTTTACGCCAGAGTCGAGTTTGAGGGCGAATAA
- a CDS encoding MDR family MFS transporter, whose translation MAVKELSAEKPQPSENKRLILALSGIIMSILLAALDQTIVNPALPRIVEELQGFSLFAWVSTAYLLTSTATIPIAGRLGDMFGRRTLLLPAVFVFVAGSALSGAAPSMLWLVIFRGFQGIGAGMLQSNAFAMVAELFPDSAKRARWQGLIAAVFGLSSVVGPALGGFITDNLDWRWVFYVNVPVGAVAVLALIFNLPKSTPKGARKVDWLGSFFMTGSVVSLLLALTWGGHAEPRGYAWNSPQILGLLGAALTLLVVFIFVETRVTEPILPLKLFANKGVRTMALVSFTSSATLLGTTLFIPLFIQVVKGQSAASSGAITTPLALAMVTANILTGQFIGRVGYLKLPFISGSLTVLVGMSLLLTINTDSPLWSVTIFMMIIGFGLGQVMPSMTIVVQESVSRREIGVGIATVQFFRSIGSTMGVAVIGTIVTNSYASAITAAPAAAGLPAKLLETISEPQNLLNKGVAGNLPESLVDTVRTTLTAAIHNGLFITTGLAVVVLLGALMVPAIRVKSGLKKRQPTETPVVVKKEELAA comes from the coding sequence GTGGCTGTAAAAGAACTGTCCGCGGAAAAGCCGCAACCATCAGAAAATAAACGTTTAATACTGGCTCTATCGGGCATAATCATGAGCATCTTGCTGGCTGCGCTCGATCAGACCATCGTGAACCCGGCGTTGCCGCGCATCGTGGAAGAACTGCAAGGCTTTTCGCTGTTCGCGTGGGTCAGCACCGCCTACCTGCTCACCTCCACCGCTACTATCCCGATTGCCGGAAGGCTCGGCGACATGTTCGGACGCAGAACCTTATTGTTGCCCGCGGTATTTGTTTTCGTGGCTGGTTCTGCTCTGAGCGGCGCAGCTCCTTCGATGCTTTGGCTGGTAATATTCCGAGGCTTTCAGGGCATCGGCGCGGGCATGTTGCAATCCAACGCCTTCGCGATGGTCGCCGAACTCTTCCCCGACTCCGCCAAACGCGCGCGCTGGCAAGGCTTGATTGCCGCCGTTTTCGGGCTATCCTCGGTAGTCGGTCCCGCGTTGGGCGGCTTCATCACCGATAATCTCGATTGGCGTTGGGTGTTCTATGTGAACGTACCGGTAGGAGCGGTGGCAGTGCTGGCGCTCATCTTCAATCTGCCAAAATCCACGCCTAAAGGGGCGCGCAAAGTCGATTGGCTAGGCTCATTCTTCATGACCGGCTCAGTAGTCAGCTTGCTGCTTGCGCTCACTTGGGGCGGACATGCCGAACCACGCGGTTACGCTTGGAACAGCCCGCAAATTCTGGGCTTGCTAGGGGCAGCGTTGACGCTGTTGGTGGTCTTTATCTTCGTAGAAACGCGCGTTACCGAACCGATTTTGCCCCTCAAGTTGTTCGCCAACAAAGGGGTACGCACAATGGCATTGGTCAGCTTTACTTCCAGCGCAACCCTGCTTGGCACAACTCTATTCATCCCGCTCTTTATTCAGGTGGTGAAGGGACAATCCGCTGCCAGTTCGGGCGCAATCACTACCCCGTTGGCATTGGCAATGGTCACCGCCAACATCCTGACCGGGCAGTTCATCGGGCGCGTGGGCTATCTCAAATTGCCTTTCATCAGCGGTAGCCTGACCGTACTGGTAGGAATGTCGCTCTTGCTCACCATCAATACCGACTCGCCGCTGTGGTCGGTTACAATCTTTATGATGATAATCGGCTTTGGGCTAGGACAGGTGATGCCGAGTATGACCATTGTAGTGCAAGAATCGGTGTCGCGGCGCGAAATAGGGGTGGGCATTGCCACCGTACAGTTCTTCCGCTCAATCGGCAGCACCATGGGCGTAGCGGTAATCGGCACAATCGTCACCAACAGCTACGCTTCGGCAATCACCGCCGCGCCTGCCGCTGCCGGGTTACCAGCCAAACTGCTGGAAACTATCTCAGAACCGCAAAACCTGTTAAACAAGGGAGTCGCGGGAAATCTGCCCGAATCGCTGGTGGATACGGTACGCACTACCCTAACCGCCGCCATTCACAACGGCTTGTTCATCACTACCGGACTGGCGGTGGTAGTATTGCTAGGCGCATTGATGGTGCCTGCCATTCGCGTCAAATCCGGCTTGAAGAAGCGGCAACCTACCGAAACACCCGTTGTCGTGAAAAAAGAAGAATTGGCAGCCTAA
- a CDS encoding IS1096 element passenger TnpR family protein has translation MARVSSKGKCEFCQTEFSKAGMTKHLTSCPSRFKAGVTPTDKPSKLLHLVVTSKDSPLYWLHLEIRADTSLVTLDEYLRAIWVECCGHLSAFTIGDESYISSVDPDYDTGDEDMWDVKLENVVAVGQSFDYEYDFGSTTELKLKVVGEREGILPLSSPIQLLARNNAPEFACEVCGEPATSICSQCIWEDDGSGFVCEEHEEDHECEEDMLLPVVNSPRMGVCAYCG, from the coding sequence ATGGCAAGAGTAAGTTCAAAAGGGAAGTGCGAGTTTTGCCAGACTGAATTCAGTAAAGCCGGAATGACCAAGCATCTTACCAGTTGCCCGTCCCGCTTTAAGGCTGGCGTTACGCCCACCGACAAACCTAGCAAGCTGCTGCATCTGGTGGTGACATCCAAAGACTCGCCTTTGTATTGGCTGCACCTTGAAATCAGGGCGGATACTTCGCTGGTTACCCTCGATGAATATTTGCGGGCTATTTGGGTGGAGTGTTGCGGGCATCTCAGCGCATTCACCATTGGCGATGAATCTTATATCAGTTCAGTTGATCCCGATTATGACACGGGCGACGAAGACATGTGGGACGTTAAGCTTGAAAATGTAGTGGCGGTGGGGCAATCCTTCGATTACGAGTATGATTTCGGCTCTACCACCGAGCTAAAATTAAAGGTGGTGGGCGAGCGCGAAGGCATTTTGCCGCTTAGTAGCCCCATTCAGTTGTTGGCACGCAACAATGCGCCCGAATTTGCCTGCGAAGTTTGCGGTGAACCCGCTACCTCGATTTGCAGCCAATGTATTTGGGAAGACGATGGCAGCGGTTTTGTGTGCGAAGAGCATGAAGAAGACCATGAGTGCGAAGAAGATATGCTGCTGCCAGTGGTAAACTCGCCTCGCATGGGGGTGTGCGCCTATTGCGGCTGA
- a CDS encoding IS5 family transposase, which produces MSTRKAYPTDPSDAEWEIIMPYFPPNSREGRPRVHPYREIVCAIFYLLKTGCQWEMLPQEFPHWKTVYHYYRLWRWNGLWQRIYEALHQKVRVKAGRNPQPSAGIIDSQSVKTTEVGGIRGYDAGKKVNGRKRHLLVDTLGFPIVVKVQAANIQDRDGAIEVLATAENKCRTLKLVWADGGYSGKLVEWVAGMFDFELEIVKRTDDIKGFKVQPRRWVVERTHAWIGRNRRMAKEYERLPQHSEANIYISMIRLALKRLSKLSP; this is translated from the coding sequence ATGAGTACAAGAAAAGCTTACCCTACCGACCCGAGCGATGCCGAGTGGGAAATCATTATGCCATATTTCCCCCCTAACAGTCGAGAAGGTCGTCCCAGAGTACATCCCTATCGTGAAATAGTCTGCGCCATCTTCTACTTACTCAAAACTGGTTGCCAATGGGAAATGCTTCCACAAGAGTTTCCTCATTGGAAAACAGTCTATCACTACTACCGTCTGTGGCGCTGGAACGGTCTTTGGCAACGTATTTACGAGGCACTACACCAAAAAGTGCGAGTTAAGGCAGGACGAAATCCCCAACCCAGCGCTGGTATCATCGATAGCCAGTCAGTAAAAACCACCGAAGTTGGAGGAATACGGGGTTACGATGCAGGAAAAAAGGTGAATGGGCGCAAGCGGCACCTGCTGGTGGACACCTTGGGCTTTCCGATCGTGGTCAAAGTACAAGCTGCGAATATACAAGATCGAGATGGGGCAATAGAAGTGCTGGCCACTGCTGAGAATAAATGCCGTACCCTGAAGTTGGTATGGGCGGATGGAGGTTACAGCGGAAAGTTGGTAGAGTGGGTGGCTGGAATGTTCGATTTTGAACTGGAAATAGTCAAACGCACCGACGATATTAAAGGTTTTAAGGTACAACCGCGTCGTTGGGTAGTAGAACGGACGCATGCCTGGATCGGGCGGAACCGACGAATGGCGAAAGAGTATGAGCGTTTACCACAGCATTCGGAAGCCAATATTTACATTTCTATGATCCGTTTGGCTCTCAAAAGGCTTTCTAAACTTTCGCCTTGA